The proteins below come from a single Burkholderia sp. PAMC 26561 genomic window:
- a CDS encoding choline sulfate utilization transcriptional regulator has protein sequence MSRQDRLPPMQALSMFESAARLASFTAAARELGSTQPAVSQRVVQLEENLGAPLFERGHRGVTLTEDGVRLFEAVRQSLETIRIATNDIRARHAAPSQQSLNLLTDFGFATYWLMPRLSQFKALMPDVDVRITTAQDVLAAEHDHADIVIGFGHVAMNWPGRGALKLFPEQVTPVCSPAFLARRGKPVRPSDLSEWPLLHLEPTNPERWLSWHGWFAAHGLTAPPAHRGITFNSYGFVAHAAIMGQGVALGWAPLVDELIASGQLVQLFDKPVMTDGGYLLSSPRAQTTAVCAFRDWLLAECGLASHTPA, from the coding sequence GCGCGTCTCGCCAGTTTTACGGCGGCCGCGCGTGAGCTCGGCTCCACGCAGCCGGCCGTCAGCCAGCGCGTGGTGCAGCTCGAAGAGAATCTCGGCGCGCCGCTCTTCGAGCGTGGGCATCGCGGCGTGACGTTGACCGAAGACGGCGTGCGCCTCTTCGAAGCGGTGCGCCAGAGTCTCGAAACCATCCGCATCGCCACGAACGATATCCGCGCGCGTCATGCCGCACCTTCGCAGCAGTCGCTCAACCTTCTGACCGACTTCGGCTTTGCGACATACTGGTTGATGCCAAGGCTCTCGCAATTCAAGGCGCTCATGCCTGACGTCGATGTAAGGATCACCACCGCGCAAGACGTCCTGGCGGCGGAGCACGATCATGCGGATATCGTGATCGGCTTCGGCCACGTTGCCATGAACTGGCCCGGGCGCGGCGCGCTCAAGCTGTTTCCGGAACAGGTCACGCCCGTATGCAGCCCCGCGTTTCTCGCGCGGCGTGGCAAACCGGTAAGACCATCAGACCTGAGCGAATGGCCTTTGTTGCACCTTGAACCCACGAATCCGGAACGATGGCTTTCGTGGCACGGATGGTTCGCAGCGCACGGGCTGACCGCGCCGCCCGCGCATCGCGGCATTACATTCAACAGCTACGGCTTCGTAGCGCACGCCGCGATCATGGGCCAGGGCGTGGCCCTCGGATGGGCGCCGCTCGTGGACGAACTCATCGCAAGCGGGCAACTGGTACAACTATTCGATAAACCAGTCATGACCGATGGCGGATATCTGCTCAGCTCACCGCGCGCACAAACAACGGCAGTTTGCGCATTCCGCGACTGGCTGCTGGCCGAGTGCGGCCTGGCTTCCCATACCCCCGCTTGA
- a CDS encoding glycine betaine ABC transporter substrate-binding protein, with product MKLIKKLVVLSAMSAALAAASVSAIAADAKPTIKIGYVEGWDDSVATSNVAAQIIEKKLGYPVQLVPVAAGVMWQGVARGDLDATLSAWLPVTHGAYWENFKTKVVDVGVNFPDAKIGLIVPEDAPVTSLTDLEAKKADFGGRIVGIDAGAGVMSKTSEAIKAYNLDYTLMPSSGSAMTAELARAENANKPIIVTGWKPHWMFAKYKLKFLEDPKKVFGESEHVDSVINPGLETKAPTVVAFLKKFQWKPGEIDSVMLATTNGAKPAAAADAWVNAHADRVSSWTK from the coding sequence ATGAAACTGATCAAGAAGCTAGTGGTATTAAGCGCGATGAGCGCAGCGTTGGCCGCAGCCAGTGTGTCCGCCATCGCCGCCGATGCAAAACCGACCATCAAGATCGGTTATGTGGAAGGCTGGGATGACAGCGTGGCGACGTCGAACGTGGCGGCGCAGATCATCGAGAAGAAGCTGGGTTATCCCGTGCAGCTCGTGCCCGTGGCAGCGGGTGTGATGTGGCAGGGCGTGGCGCGCGGCGACCTCGATGCAACCTTGTCGGCATGGTTGCCGGTCACGCACGGCGCGTACTGGGAAAACTTCAAGACGAAGGTCGTCGACGTCGGTGTGAACTTTCCTGATGCGAAGATCGGCTTGATCGTTCCGGAAGATGCGCCGGTCACGAGCCTTACGGACCTCGAAGCGAAGAAGGCGGATTTCGGCGGACGGATCGTGGGCATCGATGCAGGCGCGGGTGTGATGTCGAAGACATCCGAAGCAATCAAGGCCTATAACCTCGACTACACGCTGATGCCAAGCTCGGGCAGTGCGATGACAGCGGAACTGGCCCGTGCCGAGAACGCGAACAAGCCGATCATCGTGACAGGCTGGAAGCCACACTGGATGTTCGCGAAGTACAAACTGAAGTTCCTGGAAGATCCGAAGAAGGTGTTCGGCGAATCCGAGCACGTGGACAGCGTGATCAATCCGGGACTTGAGACGAAGGCACCGACAGTGGTCGCATTCTTGAAGAAGTTCCAGTGGAAACCGGGTGAGATCGACAGTGTCATGCTCGCGACCACGAACGGCGCAAAACCGGCCGCTGCTGCGGATGCGTGGGTGAACGCACACGCGGACCGTGTTTCGAGCTGGACGAAGTAA
- the purU gene encoding formyltetrahydrofolate deformylase → MASIAQPHRLVLTVACPSAAGQVAAVVGFLDRHNYYVDELTVFDDDLSQRFFVRCVFHGVDRDETLQIAALQQEFAPIAERFSMTWAIHNVDARPKVLILVSKLEHCLADLLFRWRMGELKMDIVGIGSNHRDLEPLAIQHGLPFHHLPVTADTKPQQEARLLDLFDTSGAELMILARYMQILSGETSRKLAARAINIHHSFLPGFKGAKPYHQAHTRGVKLIGATAHFVTDDLDEGPIIEQVVERVDHSYKPERLLATGRDVECITLARAVKAFIERRVFINGDRTVVL, encoded by the coding sequence ATGGCGTCTATAGCCCAACCCCATCGACTCGTGCTCACGGTCGCTTGCCCAAGCGCCGCGGGCCAGGTTGCAGCCGTGGTCGGCTTCCTCGACCGGCACAACTATTACGTCGATGAACTCACCGTCTTCGACGACGACCTCAGCCAGCGCTTTTTCGTGCGCTGCGTTTTCCACGGCGTGGATCGCGATGAAACGCTGCAGATCGCCGCGCTGCAGCAGGAATTCGCGCCCATCGCCGAGCGTTTTTCGATGACCTGGGCCATCCATAACGTCGATGCGCGGCCCAAGGTGCTGATTCTGGTCTCGAAGCTGGAGCATTGCCTTGCGGACTTGCTGTTCCGCTGGCGCATGGGTGAGCTGAAGATGGATATCGTGGGGATCGGGTCGAACCATCGTGACCTTGAACCGCTTGCAATCCAGCATGGCTTGCCGTTTCATCATCTCCCCGTCACCGCCGATACCAAACCGCAGCAGGAAGCGCGCTTGCTCGACCTGTTCGACACGTCCGGCGCCGAGCTGATGATTCTCGCGCGCTACATGCAGATCCTTTCAGGCGAGACAAGCCGCAAGCTCGCCGCACGCGCGATCAACATCCATCATTCGTTTCTGCCCGGATTCAAGGGCGCAAAGCCTTACCATCAGGCGCACACGCGTGGCGTCAAGCTGATCGGCGCGACCGCGCATTTCGTGACCGATGATCTGGATGAAGGTCCGATCATCGAACAGGTGGTCGAACGCGTGGACCATTCATACAAGCCGGAGCGCTTGCTTGCGACCGGACGCGATGTGGAATGCATCACGCTCGCGCGGGCGGTAAAGGCGTTTATCGAGCGGCGGGTGTTTATCAACGGCGATCGGACGGTCGTGCTGTAG
- a CDS encoding drug:proton antiporter has translation MNSNASTAKRAARIAVLVSVGRHPVSGTQRYSRNDAAALTLATSLAARHHATLDVIHAGDPTNAALREYLALGAAKVEVLSVAEGDEIAPSLSVRLKGYDLILTGTRAEGTQDSGMLPYQLADALDMPLLASAVDIEVEADHVTVRQFLPKGLRRRVQAMLPALIAVHPMANAAPRYAYAKLREGSIEEVLVSAASASDNTAWSIKPATAKPVRLAAAEKRSGHARMLSATTTESRGGSVVIEGTSVEKAQVILAYLREHQLVDY, from the coding sequence ATGAACTCCAACGCATCGACGGCGAAACGCGCGGCGCGAATCGCGGTGCTCGTATCGGTTGGCCGTCATCCCGTGAGTGGCACTCAGCGCTATAGCCGCAACGACGCCGCTGCGCTGACCCTCGCCACATCGCTTGCCGCAAGACATCACGCGACGCTCGACGTGATCCACGCCGGCGACCCCACGAACGCGGCGTTGCGCGAATACCTCGCGCTGGGCGCGGCGAAAGTCGAAGTGCTCTCGGTGGCCGAGGGTGATGAAATAGCGCCGTCATTGAGCGTTCGCCTGAAGGGCTACGACCTTATTCTCACCGGCACACGCGCGGAAGGCACGCAGGACAGCGGCATGTTGCCGTATCAACTTGCCGACGCACTCGACATGCCGTTGCTTGCATCGGCGGTGGACATCGAGGTCGAAGCGGACCACGTGACGGTCCGGCAATTCCTGCCGAAAGGTTTGCGCCGCCGCGTGCAGGCGATGCTTCCGGCGCTGATCGCCGTGCATCCGATGGCCAACGCCGCGCCGCGCTACGCGTACGCAAAGCTGCGCGAAGGTTCCATCGAAGAGGTGCTTGTCAGCGCCGCCAGCGCATCGGACAACACGGCATGGTCCATCAAACCCGCGACCGCAAAACCGGTCCGTCTGGCCGCTGCCGAGAAACGCTCGGGACACGCGCGCATGCTCTCCGCGACGACGACTGAAAGCCGCGGCGGAAGCGTCGTAATTGAAGGGACTTCCGTCGAAAAAGCACAAGTGATCCTGGCGTATTTGCGCGAGCATCAACTCGTGGATTATTGA
- a CDS encoding hybrid-cluster NAD(P)-dependent oxidoreductase codes for MMRDQATFEPAPNRVTQPEFWGKLPARWDSDIDDTLVCCHVRQETHDVKSFFFRAPNERTFVFEPGQFITLELEIDGESINRCYTISSPPTRPHTISITVKRVPGGKVSNWLHDNLQTGGKVRVLGPAGEFTCARHPARKFLFLSAGSGVTPLMSMSRAHHELGEDRDIVFLHSARTPDDIIFARELDLIAANQANFRTAFVCERVGARTNWPGVTGFLTLPLLKLIAPDFMEREIFTCGPAPYMKAVRDLLAEGGFDIKHYHEESFSFETIAEVAAELTTAHVADALRSHETFAEARETAIGFAPVPEFEPIAAPVETTFKVSFAKSNREIECGSGQHVLDAAKKSGVRLPASCTQGMCGTCKVKLISGEVQMKHNGGIRQREIDQGMVLLCCSKPLTDLVVDK; via the coding sequence ATGATGCGCGATCAGGCGACGTTCGAGCCCGCCCCGAACCGAGTCACCCAGCCCGAGTTCTGGGGCAAGCTTCCGGCGCGCTGGGACAGCGATATCGACGACACACTCGTCTGCTGCCACGTGCGTCAGGAAACGCATGACGTAAAGAGTTTTTTCTTTCGCGCGCCGAATGAGCGGACCTTTGTTTTCGAACCGGGCCAGTTCATTACGCTTGAACTCGAGATAGACGGCGAGTCGATCAATCGCTGCTACACCATTTCGTCGCCTCCCACACGGCCGCATACCATCTCGATCACGGTGAAGCGCGTGCCGGGCGGAAAGGTTTCGAACTGGCTTCACGATAACCTGCAGACCGGTGGCAAGGTTCGCGTGCTGGGACCCGCCGGTGAATTTACTTGCGCGCGGCATCCCGCGCGCAAGTTTCTGTTTTTATCGGCGGGATCGGGGGTCACGCCTCTGATGTCCATGAGCCGCGCGCATCACGAGCTGGGCGAAGATCGTGACATCGTGTTCCTGCATAGCGCCCGCACGCCGGACGACATCATCTTCGCGCGCGAGCTCGACCTGATCGCGGCGAACCAGGCGAACTTCCGGACTGCCTTCGTGTGCGAACGCGTCGGCGCGAGAACGAACTGGCCGGGTGTGACCGGTTTCCTGACATTGCCCTTGCTCAAGCTCATCGCGCCGGACTTCATGGAGCGCGAAATCTTCACGTGCGGTCCGGCGCCGTATATGAAAGCCGTGCGCGATCTCCTGGCGGAAGGCGGCTTCGATATTAAGCATTATCACGAGGAAAGCTTCTCATTCGAGACAATCGCCGAGGTTGCGGCTGAACTCACGACGGCGCATGTCGCCGATGCTTTGCGGTCTCACGAAACGTTCGCCGAAGCACGTGAAACGGCGATCGGCTTCGCGCCGGTGCCCGAATTCGAACCAATCGCCGCGCCCGTTGAAACCACGTTCAAGGTCAGCTTCGCCAAAAGCAATCGCGAGATTGAATGCGGCAGCGGACAACATGTGCTCGATGCGGCGAAGAAATCCGGCGTCCGTCTGCCGGCATCCTGCACTCAGGGCATGTGCGGCACGTGCAAGGTCAAGTTGATTTCCGGCGAAGTGCAGATGAAGCACAACGGCGGCATTCGTCAGCGGGAAATCGATCAGGGCATGGTGCTTTTGTGCTGCAGCAAGCCTCTGACCGATCTTGTTGTAGACAAGTAA
- a CDS encoding aromatic ring-hydroxylating oxygenase subunit alpha, giving the protein MKVSADVRAMIERRKKGHTLEAPFYASEEIHALDMDVIFRKHWIQVAVEPDVPEAGDYMTVELGNDSILIVRDDDMQIRAFHNVCRHRGARLCSSEKGSLGNIVCPYHSWTYNLNGDLMFAEHMGEQFDKCKHSLKKVHLENLAGLIFICLAETPPADFAVLRASMEPYLLPHGLANCKVAASIDIIEKGNWKLTMENNRECYHCVANHPELTISLYEYGFGYQRSADNEEAMAAFDKTVEERTKQWEAMNLPSKEIDRLADLVTGFRTQRLPLDRSGESQTMDAKVASTKLLGGFEQADLGGLSFWTQPNSWHHFMSDHIVSFSVIPLSAGETLVRTKWLVNKDAREGIDYNVDNLTAVWRATNDQDRALVEFSQLGVTSSAYEPGPYSPFTEGLVEKFCEWYIGRLEDYANTPDEAVVPSSHGEKVVSFKR; this is encoded by the coding sequence ATGAAAGTTTCCGCTGACGTTCGCGCAATGATCGAACGCCGCAAGAAGGGCCACACGCTCGAAGCGCCGTTCTACGCGAGCGAGGAAATTCACGCACTGGACATGGACGTGATCTTCCGCAAGCACTGGATTCAGGTGGCGGTCGAGCCGGATGTGCCGGAAGCGGGCGACTACATGACAGTGGAACTTGGCAACGATTCCATTTTGATCGTGCGCGACGACGACATGCAGATCCGTGCATTTCATAACGTTTGCCGCCATCGTGGCGCGCGTCTGTGCAGTTCGGAAAAGGGCTCGCTTGGGAATATCGTGTGTCCGTACCATAGCTGGACATACAACCTGAACGGCGATCTGATGTTCGCCGAGCATATGGGCGAGCAGTTCGACAAATGCAAGCACAGTTTGAAGAAGGTCCATCTCGAGAACCTTGCCGGGCTGATTTTCATCTGCCTCGCGGAAACGCCGCCTGCCGATTTCGCGGTGCTGCGTGCGTCGATGGAACCTTATCTGCTGCCGCATGGTCTTGCCAATTGCAAGGTCGCGGCTTCGATCGACATCATTGAAAAGGGTAACTGGAAGCTCACGATGGAAAACAACCGCGAGTGCTATCACTGCGTCGCGAACCATCCTGAACTGACCATCTCGCTCTACGAATACGGCTTTGGTTATCAACGTTCCGCCGATAATGAAGAAGCAATGGCCGCGTTCGACAAGACCGTTGAAGAGCGCACGAAGCAATGGGAAGCGATGAACCTGCCGTCGAAGGAGATCGATCGACTCGCAGACCTCGTCACCGGCTTTCGTACGCAACGCCTGCCGCTCGATCGCAGCGGCGAGTCGCAGACCATGGACGCCAAGGTTGCATCGACAAAGCTCCTGGGCGGTTTCGAGCAAGCGGATCTCGGCGGCCTGTCGTTCTGGACGCAACCGAACTCATGGCATCACTTCATGAGCGATCACATCGTAAGCTTCTCGGTGATTCCGCTGTCAGCGGGTGAAACGCTCGTGCGCACCAAGTGGCTGGTGAACAAGGACGCGCGTGAGGGTATCGACTACAACGTGGATAACCTCACGGCCGTCTGGCGCGCGACCAACGATCAGGACCGCGCGCTGGTTGAATTTTCGCAGCTCGGCGTGACCAGCAGCGCATATGAGCCGGGTCCGTATTCGCCATTCACCGAAGGCCTCGTGGAGAAGTTTTGCGAGTGGTATATCGGGCGTCTCGAAGACTACGCGAATACGCCGGATGAAGCGGTCGTGCCGTCTTCGCACGGCGAGAAAGTCGTGTCGTTCAAGCGTTGA